A stretch of the Alnus glutinosa chromosome 6, dhAlnGlut1.1, whole genome shotgun sequence genome encodes the following:
- the LOC133870509 gene encoding T-complex protein 1 subunit beta isoform X2 gives MALDRIFKDEASEEKGERARMASFIGAMAVADLVKTTLGPKGMDKILQSTGRGREVTVTNDGATILKSLHIDNPAAKVLVDISKVQDDEVGDGTTSVVVLAGELLREAEKLVAAKIHPMTIISGYRMAAECARNALLLKVMDNKEDAEKFKSDLMKIAMTTLSSKILSQDKEHFAKLAVDAVMRLKGSTNLESIQIIKKPGGSLKDSFLDEGFILDKKIGIGQPKRIENAKILVANTAMDTDKVKIYGARVRVDSMAKVAEIEVAEKEKMREKVQKIIAHGINCFVNRQLIYNFPEELFADAGILAIEHADFDGIERLALVTGGEIASTFDNPESVKLGHCKLIEEIMIGEDKLIHFSGVELGQACTIVLRGASHHVLDEAERSLHDALCVLSQTVNDSRVLLGGGWPEMVMAKDVDELARKTPGKRSHAIEAFSRALVAIPTTIADNAGLDSAELVAQLRAEHQKEGCTAGIDVISGSVGDMVQLGISEAFKVKQAVLLSATEAAEMILRVDEIITCAPRKREDRM, from the exons ATGGCG CTCGACAGAATTTTTAAAGATGAAGCTAGTGAAGAAAAGGGGGAGCGTGCCAGAATG GCATCATTTATTGGTGCAATGGCGGTTGCCGACTTGGTCAAGACAACCTTGGGGCCAAAGGGCATG GATAAAATTTTGCAATCAACTGGTAGGGGACGTGAAGTCACCGTTACAAATGATGGTGCCACGATTTTGAAGTCCCTTCATATTGACAACCCAGCTGCTAAAGTTCTTGTTG ACATTTCAAAAGTTCAAGATGATGAAGTTGGTGATGGGACAACTTCTGTTGTTGTTTTGGCTGGGGAACTCTTAAGGGAGGCGGAAAAGCTTGTTGCAGCAAAGATACACCCAATGACAATCATATCAG GTTACCGAATGGCAGCAGAATGTGCACGCAATGCTTTGTTGCTGAAAGTCATGGATAATAAAGAGGATGCAG AGAAATTCAAGTCAGACTTGATGAAGATAGCAATGACTACTTTGAGTTCCAAGATTCTCTCTCAGGATAAGGAACATTTTGCGAAACTTGCTGTAGATGCTGTTATGAGGCTAAAG GGTAGCACAAACTTAGAGTCCATCCAAATTATTAAGAAGCCTGGAGGATCACTAAAGGATTCCTTTTTAGATGAAGG GTTTATTCTTGACAAGAAAATTGGTATTGGACAACCGAAACGCATAGAAAATGCAAAGATTTTGGTGGCAAACACTGCGATGGACACAGATAAAGTGAAGATCTATGGGGCTCGTGTCCGTGTTGATTCAATGGCCAAGGTTGCCGAGATTGAAGTGgctgagaaggaaaagatgagaGAAAAAGTGCAAAAGATTATAGCTCATGGCATAAACTGCTTTGTCAACAGACAGTTAATTTACAATTTTCCTGAAGAACTCTTTGCAGATGCGGGTATACTCGCGATTGAGCATGCAGATTTTGATGGCATTGAGCGCCTTGCTTTAGTTACTGGTGGTGAAATTGCATCAACTTTCGACAATCCAGAATCAGTCAAGCTTGGGCATTGCAAGCTCATTGAGGAAATCATGATTGGCGAGGACAAGTTGATCCACTTTTCTGGTGTTGAATTGGGTCAGGCGTGCACAATAGTACTTAGAGGTGCAAG CCACCATGTGCTTGACGAGGCTGAAAGGTCACTGCATGATGCCTTGTGTGTGCTGTCTCAGACTGTCAATGACAGTAGGGTTTTGCTTGGAGGTGGGTGGCCTGAGATGGTGATGGCAAAGGATGTGGATGAGCTGGCACGGAAGACTCCTGGGAAGAGGTCTCATGCTATTGAAGCTTTTTCACGGGCACTTGTGGCCATTCCAACAACCATCGCTGACAATGCTGGTTTGGACAGTGCTGAGTTGGTTGCTCAGCTCCGTGCAGAGCACCAGAAGGAGGGATGCACTGCTGGGATTGATGTCATCTCTGGATCT GTCGGAGATATGGTACAGCTAGGAATCTCTGAAGCATTCAAAGTCAAGCAGGCCGTATTGCTCTCTGCCACCGAAGCTGCTGAGATGATTCTCAGAGTTGATGAAATCATCACTTGTGCTCCTCGGAAGAGAGAAGACAGAATGTGA
- the LOC133871949 gene encoding enoyl-CoA hydratase 2, peroxisomal-like, whose protein sequence is MADTSEIDPDLVRSYKFPETTFTYTERDVVLYALGVGACARDAVDADELKYVYHEDGQQFVQVLPTFAALFSQGSIGFELPGLQFNPRLLLHGQQYIELHKPFPSSGCIYNKVSLAGLHDKGKAAILEIEAKSYEKDSGELLCMNRMTVFLRGAGGFSKSSQPYSYTNYSSNKVSAVEIPKSQPFTVFEDCTQPSQALLYRLAGDYNPLHSDPMVAKIAGFSRPILHGLCTLGFAVRAIIKCICRGDPNLVKSISARFLLHVYPGETLITEMWLEDLRVIYQVKVKERNRAVLSGSVDVHRLTSAL, encoded by the exons ATGGCGGACACTTCAGAAATTGATCCCGACCTTGTTCGTTCGTACAAATTCCCTGAG ACGACATTCACCTACACCGAAAG AGATGTAGTGCTCTATGCGTTGGGCGTTGGAGCGTGCGCACGGGACGCCGTTGATGCGGACGAGCTTAAGTATGTTTACCATGAAGATGGGCAACAATTTGTTCAG GTCTTGCCAACATTTGCTGCTCTATTTTCGCAAGGATCAATTGGTTTTGAACTGCCAGGCTTGCA ATTCAATCCACGTCTTCTACTGCATGGACAGCAATACATCGAATTACACAAGCCGTTTCCTTCAAGTGGTTGT ATATACAATAAAGTCAGTCTTGCAGGATTGCATGATAAAG GTAAAGCAGCCATTCTTGAGATCGAGGCAAAAAGCTATGAGAAAGATTCTGGTGAATTATTGTGCATGAACCG GATGACTGTTTTTCTGCGGGGTGCTGGTGGCTTCTCAAAATCATCTCAGCCGTATTCCTACACAAACTATTCATCCAACAAGGTTTCAGCTGTTGAAATCCCAAAAAGTCAACCATTTACGGTGTTTGAAGATTGTACTCAACCATCTCAG GCATTGCTGTATAGGCTCGCTGGTGACTATAATCCTTTGCATTCAGATCCTATGGTTGCAAAAATTGCAGG ATTCTCACGCCCAATATTGCATGGGTTATGCACACTCGGGTTTGCAGTAAGGGCAATCATTAAATGTATCTGCCGAGGAGACCCAAACTTGGTCAAAAGCATATCAGCACGGTTCCTTTTACATGTATACCCTGGAGAAACTTTGATCACTGAAATGTGGCTTGAAGACTTACG GGTTATATATCAGGTGaaggtgaaagaaagaaacCGGGCTGTGCTATCTGGCTCTGTGGATGTCCATCGTTTAACTTCAGCATTGTAA
- the LOC133870509 gene encoding T-complex protein 1 subunit beta isoform X1, translating to MALDRIFKDEASEEKGERARMASFIGAMAVADLVKTTLGPKGMDKILQSTGRGREVTVTNDGATILKSLHIDNPAAKVLVDISKVQDDEVGDGTTSVVVLAGELLREAEKLVAAKIHPMTIISGYRMAAECARNALLLKVMDNKEDAEKFKSDLMKIAMTTLSSKILSQDKEHFAKLAVDAVMRLKGSTNLESIQIIKKPGGSLKDSFLDEGFILDKKIGIGQPKRIENAKILVANTAMDTDKVKIYGARVRVDSMAKVAEIEVAEKEKMREKVQKIIAHGINCFVNRQLIYNFPEELFADAGILAIEHADFDGIERLALVTGGEIASTFDNPESVKLGHCKLIEEIMIGEDKLIHFSGVELGQACTIVLRGASHHVLDEAERSLHDALCVLSQTVNDSRVLLGGGWPEMVMAKDVDELARKTPGKRSHAIEAFSRALVAIPTTIADNAGLDSAELVAQLRAEHQKEGCTAGIDVISGSVGDMVQLGISEAFKVKQAVLLSATEAAEMILRVDEIITCAPRKREDRM from the exons ATGGCG CTCGACAGAATTTTTAAAGATGAAGCTAGTGAAGAAAAGGGGGAGCGTGCCAGAATG GCATCATTTATTGGTGCAATGGCGGTTGCCGACTTGGTCAAGACAACCTTGGGGCCAAAGGGCATG GATAAAATTTTGCAATCAACTGGTAGGGGACGTGAAGTCACCGTTACAAATGATGGTGCCACGATTTTGAAGTCCCTTCATATTGACAACCCAGCTGCTAAAGTTCTTGTTG ACATTTCAAAAGTTCAAGATGATGAAGTTGGTGATGGGACAACTTCTGTTGTTGTTTTGGCTGGGGAACTCTTAAGGGAGGCGGAAAAGCTTGTTGCAGCAAAGATACACCCAATGACAATCATATCAG GTTACCGAATGGCAGCAGAATGTGCACGCAATGCTTTGTTGCTGAAAGTCATGGATAATAAAGAGGATGCAG AGAAATTCAAGTCAGACTTGATGAAGATAGCAATGACTACTTTGAGTTCCAAGATTCTCTCTCAGGATAAGGAACATTTTGCGAAACTTGCTGTAGATGCTGTTATGAGGCTAAAG GGTAGCACAAACTTAGAGTCCATCCAAATTATTAAGAAGCCTGGAGGATCACTAAAGGATTCCTTTTTAGATGAAGG GTTTATTCTTGACAAGAAAATTGGTATTGGACAACCGAAACGCATAGAAAATGCAAAGATTTTGGTGGCAAACACTGCGATGGACACAGATAAAGTGAAGATCTATGGGGCTCGTGTCCGTGTTGATTCAATGGCCAAGGTTGCCGAGATTGAAGTGgctgagaaggaaaagatgagaGAAAAAGTGCAAAAGATTATAGCTCATGGCATAAACTGCTTTGTCAACAGACAGTTAATTTACAATTTTCCTGAAGAACTCTTTGCAGATGCGGGTATACTCGCGATTGAGCATGCAGATTTTGATGGCATTGAGCGCCTTGCTTTAGTTACTGGTGGTGAAATTGCATCAACTTTCGACAATCCAGAATCAGTCAAGCTTGGGCATTGCAAGCTCATTGAGGAAATCATGATTGGCGAGGACAAGTTGATCCACTTTTCTGGTGTTGAATTGGGTCAGGCGTGCACAATAGTACTTAGAGGTGCAAG CCACCATGTGCTTGACGAGGCTGAAAGGTCACTGCATGATGCCTTGTGTGTGCTGTCTCAGACTGTCAATGACAGTAGGGTTTTGCTTGGAGGTGGGTGGCCTGAGATGGTGATGGCAAAGGATGTGGATGAGCTGGCACGGAAGACTCCTGGGAAGAGGTCTCATGCTATTGAAGCTTTTTCACGGGCACTTGTGGCCATTCCAACAACCATCGCTGACAATGCTGGTTTGGACAGTGCTGAGTTGGTTGCTCAGCTCCGTGCAGAGCACCAGAAGGAGGGATGCACTGCTGGGATTGATGTCATCTCTGGATCT GTCGGAGATATGGTACAACTAGGAATCTCTGAAGCATTCAAAGTCAAGCAGGCCGTATTGCTCTCTGCCACCGAAGCTGCTGAGATGATTCTCAGAGTTGATGAAATCATCACTTGTGCTCCTCGGAAGAGAGAAGACAGAATGTGA
- the LOC133870882 gene encoding L-ascorbate oxidase homolog, with protein sequence MPLNFAAGAALTVLLCLAVSLFAFVGAEDPYRFFDWNVTYGDIYPLGLRQQGILINGQFPGPDIHSVTNDNLIINVFNSLDEPFLLSWNGIQNRRNSFEDGVYGTTCPIPPGKNFTYILQVKDQIGSFYYFPSLKFHKAAGGFGGIRILSRPRIPVPFPDPAGDYTVLIGDWYKANHTNLTAILDRGKKLPFPDGILINGRGPGGAYFNVEQGKTYRLRISNVGLQNSLNFRIQGHTLKLVEVEGTHTLQTTYSSLDVHAGQSYSVLVTADQPAHDYYVVVSSRFTSQILTTTGVLHYSNSAGQVSGPPPGGPTIQIDWSLNQARSIRTNLTASGPRPNPQGSYHYGLINTTRTIRLQNSAGQVNGKQRYAVNSVSFTPADTPLKLADYFQIGGVYRVGSISDNPTGGGIYLDTSVMNADYRAFIEIVFENPEDLIQSWHLDGYSFWVVGMDGGQWTSASRNQYNLRDAVARCTTQVYPKSWTAIYLALDNVGMWNLRSEFWARQYLGQQFYLRVYTTSTSLRDEFPIPKNALLCGRAQGRHTRPL encoded by the exons ATGCCGCTAAACTTCGCGGCAGGAGCTGCTCTTACTGTCCTGCTATGTCTCGCCGTTTCTCTCTTTGCATTCGTTGGGGCTGAAGATCCCTACAGGTTCTTCGACTGGAATGTCACTTACGGTGACATATACCCACTCGGTCTTCGCCAGCAG GGAATACTCATCAACGGCCAATTCCCTGGCCCGGATATTCACTCCGTCACCAATGACAACCTCATTATCAACGTGTTTAACAGCTTGGACGAGCCCTTCCTCCTTTCCTG GAACGGGATTCAAAATAGGAGGAACTCGTTTGAGGATGGCGTGTATGGAACAACATGCCCAATTCCCCCAGGGAAGAACTTCACATACATTCTCCAAGTGAAGGATCAGATTGGGAGCTTTTACTACTTCCCTTCTCTTAAATTCCACAAGGCTGCCGGTGGTTTTGGGGGAATCAGGATCCTTAGCAGGCCAAGGATTCCTGTCCCCTTCCCAGATCCCGCTGGTGATTACACTGTTCTCATTGGAGATTGGTACAAGGCTAATCACACG AACTTGACGGCTATTCTGGATCGCGGTAAGAAGCTGCCTTTTCCTGATGGAATTCTTATCAACGGTCGCGGGCCTGGTGGTGCCTATTTCAACGTGGAACAAG GAAAAACTTACAGGCTTAGAATTTCAAATGTTGGGTTGCAAAATTCCCTCAATTTCCGCATTCAAGGCCACACGTTGAAGTTGGTGGAAGTAGAAGGAACTCACACCCTTCAGACTACTTACTCCTCGCTTGACGTTCATGCTGGCCAATCTTACTCCGTTCTAGTTACGGCGGATCAGCCTGCACATGACTATTATGTTGTGGTTTCCTCTCGATTCACATCTCAAATCCTCACCACCACTGGTGTTCTTCATTACAGCAACTCCGCCGGCCAAGTCTCAGGCCCACCCCCCGGTGGACCTACCATCCAGATTGACTGGTCTCTGAACCAGGCCCGCTCTATCAG GACTAATCTTACTGCAAGTGGACCAAGGCCGAACCCACAAGGCTCATACCACTATGGCCTCATTAACACGACCAGAACTATCAGGCTACAAAATTCCGCTGGTCAGGTCAACGGCAAGCAAAGATACGCAGTTAACAGTGTATCATTTACCCCAGCAGACACGCCCCTAAAGCTTGCCGATTACTTCCAAATTGGAGGAGTTTACCGCGTTGGGAGTATATCTGACAACCCTACTGGTGGTGGAATCTACCTTGACACATCTGTGATGAATGCTGACTACAGAGCGTTCATTGAGATTGTGTTTGAAAACCCAGAGGATTTGATTCAGAGCTGGCACCTTGATGGCTACTCTTTCTGGGTTGTTGG TATGGATGGAGGACAGTGGACTTCAGCTAGTAGAAATCAGTACAATCTCCGAGATGCAGTTGCACGTTGCACCACTCAG GTATATCCCAAGTCATGGACAGCTATATACTTGGCGCTCGATAATGTAGGAATGTGGAACTTGAGATCTGAGTTCTGGGCACGACAGTATTTGGGACAACAATTTTATTTACGGGTTTATACTACATCAACTTCACTTAGGGATGAATTCCCCATTCCAAAGAATGCACTTCTTTGTGGTAGGGCTCAGGGCCGACACACACGACCCCTCTGA
- the LOC133870721 gene encoding uncharacterized protein LOC133870721 encodes MASSAPQSSATGAQNPKKSLPFFANARKHKHSFIQFFAMTGILLLSVRSLGQKYRIHDLREDTSDLKEERETLAERMRNIKRDLLHEASREPTGRFASRLRLLFGEEDLIEPK; translated from the coding sequence ATGGCTTCCTCAGCGCCACAAAGCTCAGCCACAGGCGCACAAAACCCTAAGAAATCGCTACCCTTCTTTGCGAACGCAAGGAAGCACAAGCACAGCTTCATACAGTTCTTCGCGATGACGGGGATTTTGCTCCTGAGCGTCAGATCGTTGGGCCAGAAGTACCGAATCCACGACCTCCGAGAGGACACGTCGGATCTGAAAGAGGAGCGAGAAACCCTAGCCGAGCGCATGAGGAACATCAAGCGCGACCTCCTCCACGAGGCCTCGCGCGAGCCTACCGGCCGCTTCGCTTCCAGGCTTCGCCTTCTCTTCGGCGAGGAAGATTTGATTGAACCGAAGTGA